CGAGATCGGTCGCGGGCAATGGCTGCAGGCGCTGGCCTGTGGCGTCGCGCCGACTGTCGACATGAACCCGGTGCTGCTCAAGCCGCAGACCGATGTCGGCTCGCAGGTCATCGTGCAGGGCAAGGTTTTCGGCGAAGCGCGCGCCCGCGACTACCAGACCATGAAGGGCCGCCTGATGGAGGCGGTGCTGCAATCCTGGGCGAGGGTGAAGGAAGACGCGGATCTCGTCATCGTCGAAGGGGCGGGTTCACCTGCGGAAATCAACCTCAGGCCGCGCGACATCGCCAATATGGGTTTCGCGACGCGGGCCGATGTGCCGGTGGTGCTGGTCGGCGACATCGACCGGGGCGGCGTCATTGCCTCCGTGGCCGGCACGCATCTGATCCTGCCGGAGGAGGACCGGCGCATGATCGCCGGCTACCTCATCAACAAGTTCCGCGGCGATGTTTCGCTCTTCGATGATGGTATCCGGTCGATCCAAGGGTTCACCGGCTGGCGCTGCTTCGGTGTGGTGCCGTGGCTGAAAGCCGCGTCGCGGCTACCGTCGGAAGATTCGGTCGTGCTGGAACGGTTGGCGGCCGGTGAGAAACGCGCCCTGAAAGTCGCGGTGCCGATGTTGTCGCGCATCGCTAATTTCGACGATCTTGATCCGCTCAAGGCGGAGCCGCAGGTGGAGGTGGTGTTCGTGCCACCGGGAAAACCACTGCCGGCCGATGCCGGGCTGGTGGTCATTCCCGGTTCGAAATCGACCATCGGCGATCTCCTGCATCTGCGCGAACAGGGCTGGGATCGCGACCTTGCTGCCCATGTCAGGCGTGGCGGCCATGTCGTCGGCATCTGCGGCGGCTTCCAGATGCTCGGCAGCACTGTACGCGATCCCGACGGTATCGAAGGCAGCGTGCGCGAGACCGAAGGGCTTGGTCTGCTTGACGTCGAGACGGTGATGGAGCCGGAGAAAACGGTCCGCACCAGCAATGCGCGCTCGACCGTCTTCGACCTGCCGCTGGAAGGTTATGAGATCCATCTCGGCCGCACCACCGGTCCGGATTGCCGGCGCCCGGCGGTGGTCATCAACGATGTGCCGGACGGTGCGGTATCGGCCGATGGCAAGGTGTTCGGCACCTATCTGCATGGCCTGTTTGGGGCGGACGCCTTCCGTGCCCGTTTCCTGGAAAGCCTCGGTGTCACGGGTGGCGGTATCGACTACCGGGCCGATGTCGAGGCGGCGCTCGACGAAATCGCCATGGCGCTGGAAACACATCTGGACTGCGACGAGCTGTTTGGTCTGGCACGTTAGCGCATGGCGGATTTCGCATCGGGGAGCGCGACTGGGGGATCGCGGCCCGATGCGAAATCTGGGCGCGCCACGCCCTTTCGGGAAACCGTCAGTTCGGCTTGATGCCTGTCTTCGGCCAATAGGTGCCGAGCGACCAGACGTTGCCCTCGGGGTCGCGGCAGATGAACTCGCGGCTGCCATAGCCGCGGTCCGTCAACCCTTCGAGGATTTCCGCGCCGGCCGCCTCGGCGCGTGCAAAGGCCACGTCCGCATCGTCGACGGCGATGTAGATGGAACGGCCGTTGGGGCCAGGTTCGCCGACGATTTCGCCGAAGCGGTCGCGGCGTGAAGACCCCAGCATGATCATAGCGGAACCGAGGGCGAGTTCGGCGTGCTGGATCATTTCGCCATCGTTGTAGCGGGCATGCACGGTGAAGCCGAAGGCCTTGGCGAGCCAGTCGACCATCATGGGCGCGTCGCGGAAGCGCATGACGGGATAGAGGCGGGGCGGTTCGGTGGACATGGTCATCTCCTGTCGGGTTGGACGATGCGTCATCCTGGCCGGCATGCGATGGGAGCGTCTTGAAGAAATGTTACCTTCGGCATCTGGCCGGACAGGCTGCGGTCAGGTGCTCAGCGTGCCGGGCGTCGTGCCGGCCAGGTCGCGGAATTCGCGGGCCAGATGCGCCTGGTCGGCGTAACCGCAGTCGGCGGCGATGCCGGCCCAATTGCCGTCTCCGCGCCGCGACAGCTGAAGCGCGCGGTTGAAGCGGACCATGCGCGCCAGTGTCTTCGGTGCTACACCGGTGGCATCGCGGAAGCGCTCGGCGAGATGCCGGCGGCTCCAGTCCAGTTCGGCGGCGATCAGGCCGATGCGCGTCTGTCCGCCGCTCTCCAGAATCCGGTCCACCGCCCAGGCGATTTGCGGTCCTCGTGGCGATGCCGCGGCCACCCGGCGGACGATGAAGTCCTCGACGAGATCGAAGCGCCGGTCCCAGTCTTGCTCATTGCCGAGCGCCTCGCGCAAGGCGGCGCCGTCATGTCCCAGCACATCGTCCAACGGCACCATGCGGTCGGTGAGTTCGCTGAGCGGCATGCGGAAGAAACGCCTTGCGCCGGCAAGCGTGAAATTCACCTGCAGGCAACAGCTGTGACCGAAGGAATCGATCGTCACCGGGCCGGCGTAGAGGCCGGCAGCGAAGCTGTCGTGGCGGTCGTCTTCTTGGGGAGGGCGGCCGAGTGCGATCGCGAACGGCGCGTCGAAATTGATCACCAGCGGCACGATCAGCGTCGCGTATTCGATCTGGCGGTAGTGGCCGGGCGTCAGTTCGCGATAGCCGCAGATATCCGTCACAACCGAACGCAAAGCCGGCACAGGCGCCCGGCGCAGCATGAAAAAATGCCGCGGCTCGTTCTCGCTGTCCTGGCTTCCGGCAGGCATCGCCATCTCCTCTATACGGAGTTTAGCTCTTGCCCGCCGAAATCAAAAGTCGATCGATTGGGCGTGCCGTCAGACGCCGCGCAACAAGCAGCCGACCGCCAGAACGATATAGGCGATGAGCATGATCCACACCGCCGCCAGCGGTATGAAGGACAAGACGCCAAGCGCCGCCAGAAGGCCGATGATGGCGATGACGACGGAAATGATGAACACAATTTGGGTGGGTGCGCTGAGATTCATGTCTGGATTCCCTCTCCACATGATTCGTGCAGGGCAATGCTATCAGCGCTGGCCTCAGACACCAATCAGAACGCGCAGCGGGTTGGCCGGGTCTATCAGAAGTTTTGCGGCCAGTGCCACGCAGGTCAGCACCAGCAGCGGCTTGATCAGCTTCGCGCCGACGCGCACCGCCA
The genomic region above belongs to Mesorhizobium terrae and contains:
- a CDS encoding cobyric acid synthase, encoding MARAFMLQGTGSDVGKTVLVAGLCRAALRRGLKVRPFKPQNMSNNAAVAEIPGEAGGGEIGRGQWLQALACGVAPTVDMNPVLLKPQTDVGSQVIVQGKVFGEARARDYQTMKGRLMEAVLQSWARVKEDADLVIVEGAGSPAEINLRPRDIANMGFATRADVPVVLVGDIDRGGVIASVAGTHLILPEEDRRMIAGYLINKFRGDVSLFDDGIRSIQGFTGWRCFGVVPWLKAASRLPSEDSVVLERLAAGEKRALKVAVPMLSRIANFDDLDPLKAEPQVEVVFVPPGKPLPADAGLVVIPGSKSTIGDLLHLREQGWDRDLAAHVRRGGHVVGICGGFQMLGSTVRDPDGIEGSVRETEGLGLLDVETVMEPEKTVRTSNARSTVFDLPLEGYEIHLGRTTGPDCRRPAVVINDVPDGAVSADGKVFGTYLHGLFGADAFRARFLESLGVTGGGIDYRADVEAALDEIAMALETHLDCDELFGLAR
- a CDS encoding VOC family protein; this encodes MTMSTEPPRLYPVMRFRDAPMMVDWLAKAFGFTVHARYNDGEMIQHAELALGSAMIMLGSSRRDRFGEIVGEPGPNGRSIYIAVDDADVAFARAEAAGAEILEGLTDRGYGSREFICRDPEGNVWSLGTYWPKTGIKPN
- a CDS encoding helix-turn-helix transcriptional regulator translates to MPAGSQDSENEPRHFFMLRRAPVPALRSVVTDICGYRELTPGHYRQIEYATLIVPLVINFDAPFAIALGRPPQEDDRHDSFAAGLYAGPVTIDSFGHSCCLQVNFTLAGARRFFRMPLSELTDRMVPLDDVLGHDGAALREALGNEQDWDRRFDLVEDFIVRRVAAASPRGPQIAWAVDRILESGGQTRIGLIAAELDWSRRHLAERFRDATGVAPKTLARMVRFNRALQLSRRGDGNWAGIAADCGYADQAHLAREFRDLAGTTPGTLST